Proteins co-encoded in one Malus sylvestris chromosome 7, drMalSylv7.2, whole genome shotgun sequence genomic window:
- the LOC126630328 gene encoding uncharacterized protein LOC126630328, with product MAKPTYALGLITAVAASASTSLSKTNSNCAYADGPFNLSPFSSSPSNASQQPSSPSSPLQSAPSVPPPSTSPTGGAAEPPPPPKVRNDQPRTSAAGFDPEPLERAAKLLDKIAKSSSAKEVIGATVKHEETRQAELNAKAAEYAAMKAQTEADTKKAIYEEQKKLAQFQAQTNSQMARYQDELAKKRMENENRLARERNQEMVKWQEESASRLEQTRRQIEADIQEERRRTAKEQSDLDRKNFLAKALADAEGRALEAKLTAEIKRDLLLEKAKAEKEKWVSAINTTFDHIGGGLKAILTDQNKLVVAVGGVTALAAGVYTTREGSKVIWSYVDRILGQPSLIRESSKGKYPWSGLFSRSISALSLGGKKGQIQNGKAFGDVVLHPSLRKRIEHLAKATANTKSHQAPFRNMLFYGPPGTGKTMAAREMARKSGLDYALMTGGDVAPLGPRAVTKIHELFDWAKKSRQGLLLFIDEADAFLCERNKTYMSEAQRSALNALLFRTGDQSKDIVLALATNRPADLDSAVADRIDEVLEFPLPGEEERFKLLKLYLDKYISKAGSSSKSGWFRNLFKKQPQRIEMKGLTDDMVREAAAKTEGFSGREIAKLMASIQAAVYGSKDCVLDPSLFREVIL from the exons ATGGCCAAGCCCACATACGCATTAGGGCTTATCACCGCCGTGGCCGCCTCCGCCTCCACCTCCTTGTCCAAGACCAACTCCAACTGTGCTTATGCCGACGGCCCTTTCAacctctctcccttctcttcttctccttccaatGCTTCCCAACAACCCTCCTCCCCTTCTTCTCCGCTCCAATCTGCGCCGTCAGTTCCGCCGCCTTCGACCTCCCCGACCGGAGGTGCTGCCGAGCCCCCTCCCCCACCCAAGGTTCGCAATGATCAACCCAGGACATCTGCCGCTGGCTTCGATCCTGAGCCTCTGGAGCGCGCTGCTAAGTTGTTGGACAAAATCGCCAAATCTTCTAGTGCCAAAGAG GTCATCGGAGCTACGGTGAAGCATGAAGAGACAAGGCAGGCTGAGTTGAACGCAAAGGCTGCGGAGTATGCTGCAATGAAAGCCCAAACTGAAGCG GATACGAAGAAGGCCATCTACGAGGAGCAGAAAAAGCTAGCTCAGTTTCAAGCCCAAACAAATTCCCAAATGGCTAGGTAtcaggatgaattggcaaagaAGAGGATGGAG AATGAAAATAGATTGGCAAGAGAGAGGAACCAAGAGATGGTAAAATGGCAAGAAGAATCAGCAAGTAGGCTGGAGCAAACTCGTCGACAAATAGAAGCTGATATCCAAGAGGAGCGTCGACGGACTGCAAAGGAGCAGTCTGACCTAGATCGTAAAAATTTCTTGGCGAAGGCTTTGGCAGATGCAGAAGGGAGAGCCCTTGAAGCAAAGCTAACCGCAGAAATAAAAAGGGACCTTCTGttagagaaagcaaaagctGAGAAAGAGAAATGGGTTTCTGCCATAAATACCACCTTTGATCATATTGGAG GTGGCTTGAAAGCGATTCTGACAGATCAGAATAAACTAGTTGTTGCTGTTGGGGGAGTTACAGCTCTAGCTGCAGGTGTTTACACAACAAG AGAAGGTTCAAAGGTGATATGGAGCTACGTGGATAGAATATTGGGACAACCATCTTTGATCAGAGAGTCCTCTAAAGGGAAATACCCTTGGTCAGGATTATTCTCACGTTCTATAAGCGCCCTATCTCTCGGTGGAAAAAAGGGTCAAATACAAAATGGGAAGGCCTTTGGTGATGTTGTTTTACACCCTTCTCTTCGGAAAAGAATTGAACACTTGGCTAAGGCAACTGCGAATACAAAATCTCATCAAGCACCATTCAGAAACATGCTCTTCTATGGTCCTCCAGGAACTGGGAAGACAATGGCTGCTAGAGAGATGGCTCGTAAATCT GGATTAGACTATGCATTGATGACGGGAGGGGATGTTGCTCCACTTGGACCAAGGGCTGTTACCAAGATACATGAGTTATTTGATTGGGCCAAAAAGTCACGGCAGGGTCTGCTActtttcattgatgaagctgatGCATTTTTGTGCGA GCGGAACAAAACCTATATGAGTGAAGCTCAAAGAAGTGCACTCAACGCTCTCCTGTTCCGCACTGGTGACCAATCCAAGGACATAGTCCTTGCCCTTGCCACAAACCGTCCCGCTGATCTCGATTCAGCTGTTGCTGATCGTATTGATGAAGTGCTTGAATTCCCTTTGCCTGGGGAAGAGGAACGCTTTAAGCTGCTGAAATTGTATCTGGACAAGTACATTTCTAAGGCTGGTTCATCAAGCAAATCTGGTTGGTTCCGTAATTTGTTTAAGAAACAACCACAGAGGATAGAGATGAAGGGGTTGACAGATGATATGGTTAGAGAAGCAGCGGCAAAGACAGAAGGGTTCTCTGGGAGAGAAATAGCGAAACTAATGGCAAGCATCCAAGCTGCAGTTTATGGGAGTAAGGATTGCGTGCTTGATCCAAGCCTATTTCGTGAAGTTATTTTATAA
- the LOC126628593 gene encoding 4-coumarate--CoA ligase 2-like, translated as MISIASNSVETQKPADTSTNLMPPLINSTSQQNLTQLQPPACTNNIIDSTTATATINHVFRSKLPDIPIPNHLPLHTYCFQNLPEFSDRPCLIVGSTGKSYSFSETHLISQKTGAGLSNLGIQKGDVIMILLQNCAEFVFAFMGASLIGAVTTTANPFYTSAEIFKQVKAANAKLIITQSQYVDKLREHPSSADGADQNNYPKLGEDFMVVTIDDPPENCLHFSVLSEANENELPDVVIDAEDPVALPFSSGTTGLPKGVILTHKSLVTSVAQQVDGENPNLYLKEDDVVLCVLPLFHIFSLNSVLLCSLRAGAGVLLMHKFEIGTLLELIQRYRVSVAAVVPPLVIALAKNPMVAEFDLSSIRVVLSGAAPLGKELEEALKSRVPQALLGQGYGMTEAGPVLSMCMAFAKEPMPSKSGSCGTVVRNAELRVLDPETGLSLGYNQPGEICIRGSQIMKGYLNDAAATATTIDTEGWLHTGDVGYVDDDDEVFIVDRVKELIKFKGFQVPPAELESLLISHPSIADAAVVPQKDDAAGEVPVAFVVRSDGLELTEEAVKEFIAKQVVFYKRLHKVHFVHAIPKSASGKILRKDLRAKLATATPPLP; from the exons ATGATCTCCATTGCTTCTAATTCCGTTGAAACCCAAAAGCCGGCAGACACATCTACCAATCTCATGCCTCCTCTGATTAATTCTACCTCTCAACAAAACCTAACCCAATTGCAACCCCCCGCCTGCACCAACAATATTATTGATtccaccaccgccaccgccaccatTAACCATGTATTCAGATCAAAACTACCAGACATACCCATCCCCAACCACCTCCCTCTCCACACCTACTGCTTCCAGAACCTCCCCGAGTTCTCCGACAGACCTTGCTTGATCGTGGGCTCCACCGGAAAATCATACTCTTTCTCCGAGACCCACCTCATTTCTCAGAAGACCGGCGCCGGCCTCTCCAATCTAGGCATCCAAAAAGGCGACGTCATCATGATCCTCCTTCAAAACTGCGCAGAGTTCGTCTTCGCTTTTATGGGCGCTTCCCTGATCGGCGCCGTTACCACCACCGCCAACCCCTTCTACACCTCTGCCGAGATTTTCAAGCAGGTCAAAGCCGCTAATGCCAAACTCATCATCACTCAATCCCAGTACGTCGATAAGCTCCGAGAACATCCCTCGTCCGCCGACGGTGCCGACCAAAATAACTACCCAAAACTCGGCGAAGACTTTATGGTCGTCACGATTGACGATCCTCCGGAGAATTGCTTGCATTTCTCCGTGCTCTCCGAGGCCAACGAGAATGAGCTTCCGGACGTGGTGATCGACGCGGAGGACCCGGTGGCCCTACCGTTCTCTTCGGGGACCACGGGGCTCCCCAAGGGAGTCATTCTAACACACAAGAGCTTGGTCACCAGCGTGGCCCAGCAGGTGGACGGAGAGAATCCAAACCTCTACTTGAAGGAGGACGATGTCGTATTGTGCGTGCTGCCGTTGTTTCACATATTTTCGTTGAACAGCGTGCTGCTGTGCTCGCTGCGAGCAGGGGCCGGAGTTCTGCTGATGCACAAGTTTGAGATAGGTACGCTTCTGGAGCTGATTCAGCGGTACCGAGTGTCAGTGGCAGCGGTGGTGCCGCCGCTGGTTATAGCGCTGGCGAAGAACCCAATGGTGGCGGAGTTTGACCTGAGCTCTATTAGGGTGGTGTTGTCAGGAGCGGCGCCCCTGGGGAAGGAGCTGGAGGAGGCGCTCAAGAGCCGAGTCCCTCAGGCATTGTTGGGTCAG GGTTATGGGATGACGGAGGCAGGGCCGGTGCTGTCAATGTGCATGGCATTCGCAAAGGAACCGATGCCATCCAAGTCAGGGTCGTGTGGGACGGTGGTCCGAAATGCAGAGCTCAGGGTCCTTGACCCTGAAACTGGTCTGTCACTCGGCTATAACCAACCAGGCGAGATTTGCATCCGTGGCTCTCAAATTATGAAAG GATATTTGAATGACGCTGCGGCTACGGCAACCACCATAGACACGGAGGGCTGGCTTCACACCGGTGACGTGGGTTATGtggatgatgacgatgaggttTTCATCGTTGACAGAGTCAAGGAGCTcatcaaattcaaaggcttcCAA GTGCCACCAGCTGAGCTGGAGTCCCTCCTTATAAGCCACCCATCAATTGCAGATGCGGCCGTTGTTCC GCAAAAAGATGATGCTGCTGGTGAGGTTCCAGTTGCATTTGTGGTTCGGTCTGATGGTCTTGAACTTACTGAAGAGGCTGTAAAGGAATTTATAGCAAAACAG GTGGTGTTTTACAAGAGACTGCACAAGGTGCACTTTGTCCATGCAATTCCAAAGTCTGCGTCTGGAAAGATCTTGAGAAAAGACCTGAGAGCCAAGCTTGCCACCGCAACCCCACCGCTGCCCTAA